From a region of the Pirellulales bacterium genome:
- a CDS encoding TolC family protein, protein MPASVRFDMPPASRAQVPRQRPPVQNVGGPAPSNEVQFMSYQFGIQPANGEVPSPQRRRPLAARGPLAPPGPAGVMAPPRAAWPAGADRQATQPPQFPKAAQHDADLRLAPPARIDAAHQLQTPVLLNRPFQPSTKSPLELPPPPGGETVVLPLPPVQSGDLRFPINLATALRLADARPLLVAAAQASAWSAEAQLQKAKVLWVPSFMVSTSYARHDGPIDFNQGINVPVGVGIYGQPAPGGFGKPLNQNYNWFLAGVSLYQVVSTTDVIFQPLAARQVLDAKRWDIQTAKNDVVLEVARSYFNVHRHRGQYAGALYTVQEGRKLIAKIDALSKDLIPKVEVDRARNLLAFLEQQSVSARENWRLASADLTQVIRLDPRAVCEPLENDHLQITLIDASRPLDDLIPIGLSNRPELAANQAEVKAAMVRIRQEKMRPLLPAVLLTGWQTPGGMAPQASIFGTGHGGKLNFWSFRDDISAQVVWQLDSFGFGNMALVKRRRGEQSQAIAKLAQAQDTVAAEINQAQAQVQSAAARVVQAERSLRTGLVTYQGNHEGLGQTRRFENVLELVYRPQEVVYALKLLHLAFNEYFNTVADYNTAQFRLFHALGYPAREVTFFRPPGAVVPVNTERPAYLPRVGTGPPQPPR, encoded by the coding sequence ATGCCGGCGAGCGTGCGGTTCGACATGCCGCCCGCTTCGCGTGCCCAGGTGCCTCGTCAACGGCCGCCCGTGCAAAACGTGGGCGGGCCGGCGCCGAGCAACGAAGTGCAGTTCATGAGCTACCAGTTCGGCATTCAGCCGGCCAATGGCGAGGTGCCATCGCCGCAGCGACGGCGGCCACTGGCAGCGAGAGGACCGTTAGCGCCGCCAGGCCCGGCCGGCGTCATGGCGCCCCCCCGTGCAGCGTGGCCCGCAGGCGCAGATCGACAGGCGACGCAGCCTCCGCAGTTTCCCAAGGCGGCGCAGCATGATGCCGATCTGCGGCTGGCTCCTCCTGCGCGGATCGACGCGGCACATCAGCTTCAAACGCCGGTGCTGCTCAACCGGCCCTTTCAGCCAAGCACAAAGTCTCCGCTGGAGTTACCGCCGCCGCCCGGAGGCGAAACCGTGGTCCTGCCGCTGCCGCCCGTGCAGTCCGGCGATCTCCGCTTTCCGATTAACCTGGCCACCGCCTTGCGGCTGGCCGATGCGCGGCCCTTGCTCGTCGCCGCCGCCCAAGCCAGCGCCTGGTCGGCCGAGGCGCAACTGCAGAAGGCGAAGGTGCTGTGGGTCCCCTCGTTCATGGTGTCGACTTCCTACGCGCGGCACGACGGCCCGATCGACTTCAATCAGGGCATCAACGTGCCGGTGGGGGTCGGCATCTACGGGCAACCGGCGCCGGGCGGCTTTGGCAAGCCCCTCAACCAGAATTACAACTGGTTCCTGGCCGGCGTCAGTTTGTACCAGGTCGTCTCCACGACCGACGTCATCTTCCAGCCGTTGGCCGCGCGGCAAGTCTTGGATGCCAAGCGTTGGGATATCCAGACCGCCAAAAACGACGTCGTCTTGGAAGTGGCCCGGTCGTATTTCAATGTCCATCGTCATCGCGGACAGTACGCCGGCGCCCTCTATACGGTGCAGGAAGGGCGAAAGCTGATTGCCAAAATTGACGCCTTGAGCAAAGACTTGATTCCCAAGGTGGAGGTGGACCGTGCCCGAAACCTGCTCGCCTTTCTCGAGCAGCAATCCGTCTCGGCGCGCGAGAACTGGCGTCTGGCGAGCGCCGATCTGACGCAGGTCATCCGCCTCGATCCCCGCGCCGTGTGCGAGCCGTTGGAGAACGACCATCTGCAGATCACCTTGATCGACGCCTCGCGTCCGCTCGACGATCTGATTCCGATTGGCCTGAGCAATCGTCCCGAGTTGGCCGCGAACCAGGCCGAGGTCAAGGCGGCAATGGTCCGCATTCGGCAGGAAAAAATGCGGCCGTTGCTTCCGGCGGTCTTGCTCACCGGCTGGCAGACTCCCGGAGGGATGGCGCCTCAAGCATCGATCTTTGGCACGGGCCACGGCGGCAAGCTGAACTTTTGGAGCTTCCGTGACGATATTAGCGCGCAAGTGGTCTGGCAGTTGGACAGCTTTGGCTTCGGCAACATGGCGCTCGTCAAAAGGCGGCGCGGCGAACAATCGCAAGCCATCGCCAAGCTCGCCCAGGCCCAAGACACCGTGGCGGCGGAAATCAATCAGGCCCAGGCCCAAGTTCAGTCGGCGGCGGCGCGAGTGGTCCAAGCCGAACGCTCGTTGCGGACGGGACTGGTCACCTATCAAGGAAATCACGAGGGCCTCGGACAAACCAGGCGCTTTGAGAACGTGCTGGAATTGGTCTATCGACCGCAAGAGGTGGTCTATGCCCTCAAGTTGCTGCACCTGGCCTTCAACGAATACTTCAACACGGTCGCCGACTACAACACGGCGCAGTTCAGGCTGTTCCACGCGCTAGGCTATCCCGCTCGCGAGGTCACGTTTTTCCGGCCGCCGGGCGCGGTCGTACCGGTCAATACCGAGCGGCCGGCTT